One Microbacterium esteraromaticum genomic window carries:
- a CDS encoding DUF58 domain-containing protein produces MFVTALLAPLVALGVVPTVLLGAAGAPPWAVLGAWVLLCVVLVAADVLAAPSPRSLIVTRSIPARGRLGEPAQTSVAVQNIGSRTLRGQLRDAWQPTAGAPQERERISIPPGERRRVEVPLLPRRRGELVSEFVVVRSRGPMGLAGRQARHDVRGTLRVLPAFSSRKHLPSRLARLRELDGNTSIQVRGQGTEFDSLREYVRGDDIRSIDWRATARAGTTMLRTWRPERDRQVVILIDTGRTAAARVGDSTRLDASLEAALLLAALAARAGDHINLLMYDRVARARVTGVDGAALLPALTDAMAPVHARLVDTDWAGAFAAIRTLTTRPSLIVVLTAQDAAETARGFLGAFPNASRATTVLVGSVTDDAIGALARRRDSRADVYLAAAAEQTMADAQVVADAIRRAGGEAIASDPEQLPPRIADRYLELKAAGRL; encoded by the coding sequence ATGTTCGTCACTGCGCTTCTCGCCCCGCTGGTCGCGCTGGGCGTCGTGCCGACGGTGCTGCTCGGTGCCGCCGGCGCGCCGCCGTGGGCGGTCCTCGGGGCGTGGGTGCTGCTGTGCGTCGTGCTCGTGGCGGCCGACGTCCTCGCGGCACCCAGCCCGCGCTCTCTCATCGTGACCAGGTCCATCCCTGCGCGAGGCCGCCTGGGCGAGCCCGCGCAGACGAGTGTCGCCGTGCAGAACATCGGCTCGAGGACGCTGCGCGGGCAGCTGCGCGACGCCTGGCAGCCGACTGCCGGCGCTCCGCAGGAGCGAGAGCGGATCAGCATCCCTCCGGGTGAGCGTCGCCGTGTCGAGGTTCCCCTCCTCCCCCGTCGTCGCGGCGAGCTGGTCAGCGAGTTCGTCGTGGTGCGCTCACGCGGGCCGATGGGCCTCGCCGGCCGTCAGGCTCGGCACGACGTGCGCGGGACACTGCGGGTGCTGCCGGCGTTCAGTTCGCGCAAGCACCTGCCCTCACGGCTCGCGCGGCTGCGAGAGCTCGACGGGAACACCTCGATCCAGGTCCGCGGCCAGGGCACGGAGTTCGACTCGCTGCGGGAGTACGTACGCGGCGACGACATCCGCTCGATCGACTGGCGGGCGACAGCCCGGGCCGGCACGACGATGCTGCGCACCTGGCGACCAGAGCGCGATCGCCAGGTGGTCATCCTGATCGACACCGGGCGCACGGCGGCAGCGCGCGTGGGAGACAGCACCCGCCTCGACGCATCGCTCGAGGCGGCTCTGCTGCTCGCCGCCCTGGCCGCCCGCGCCGGCGATCACATCAACCTGCTCATGTACGACAGGGTCGCCAGAGCGAGGGTCACGGGCGTCGACGGCGCCGCGCTGCTGCCCGCCCTGACAGATGCGATGGCGCCCGTGCACGCGCGCCTGGTCGACACCGACTGGGCGGGCGCCTTCGCAGCCATCCGCACGCTCACCACCAGGCCCTCGCTCATCGTCGTGCTGACCGCACAGGATGCAGCCGAGACGGCTCGCGGGTTCCTCGGCGCGTTCCCGAACGCCTCCAGGGCGACGACGGTGCTGGTCGGGTCGGTGACCGATGACGCGATAGGAGCGCTCGCGCGCCGGAGAGACTCCCGCGCGGACGTCTACCTCGCCGCCGCTGCGGAGCAGACCATGGCGGATGCCCAGGTCGTCGCCGACGCGATCCGACGCGCCGGCGGCGAGGCGATCGCGTCCGACCCCGAACAGCTGCCTCCCCGGATCGCCGACCGCTACCTCGAGCTCAAGGCCGCCGGGCGCCTCTGA